In Streptomyces sannanensis, the DNA window GCGTCTGCGACACGATCACGATGATCGCGCACGGGACCGTCAGTGCCGAAGGCACGCTCGATGAGCTCGGTCTCGCGCCGGGAAGCGGCACCGAGAGTCTGGAGGACTGGTTCTTCCGCCACCAGGACACCCTCCCTGGGAGAGCACTGTGAAGCATCTCATCAGCGCCGAGCTGCGTCGTACGCTTCCCCGCCTGCTCCCCGTCGCCCTGTTGTTGCTGGTCACCGTCGGCATCACGACGTTCAGTCTCGCGTACCAGGACAACTCGCACGGGAACCTGCGCAACGTGCGCCAGGCCCTCGCGGAACAACTGACTCCCGCAGGTTGCGAGAGGGATGCCAAAGGCCTTCCCAAGGACGTGCCTGGCACTCCCGAGCAGTTCCTGGAGCATTGTCTGGCCGATCTGCCGTACCAGCGCGCGGGCAACGAGGCCTGGGAACGGGAGGCCACCCACGTCGCCCGCCACTTCGGCTACGCCCAGACCCCCGCAGGGGCCCCCGGGATTGCACTCGGCTGGCTCACCACCGCTCCTGGCATGGCATGCGTCCTGCTGCTCGCTGCCTACTTCACCGCCGGGGAATGGTCACGGGGCACCGCCGTGCCGCTCCTGCTCCAGGAACAGCGCCTCTCCCGCGTCCTCCTCGCGAAAGCCACCACCCTCTTCACCTGGGTCCTCGTCACGACGGCCACGGCATCGGCCGCGCTGTGCGCCCTGGCGTACCTGCACACCCGCCAGGCCTACCCGCTGCACCACATGAGCACCACGGGGGACGCCCTGGCCTTCACGCTTCGCCGTGCCGCCGTGGCGCTTCCCACGCTGGTCCTCACATGCGTGGTGGCCGTCGCCCTGGCGTCGCTGCTGCGATCACCCGCGCGTACCGTCCTGGTCGGCGTCATCGGTCTCTCCCTCGCCGCCTACCCCACGGCGGCATGGCTGCCGGGCCCGGTCCTGGCCGACCTGATGGGCCTCGAGACGCTGTTCAACGGCAAGGACCATCTGTGGACCGCCCCTGTGACGTCCGGTGTTCCTGCTCTGTTGATGGCCGCCGCCTGGGCCGTCCTGCTCATGTCCGGGGCCCGGTGGGCGATCCGCCACCGGCAGAGGGACCTCCTGTGAAAGCCCTCGCGCCGCTTCGCGCGGAACTAAGGACGGCCGCCCTTCCTGCCGCGGCACTCACCGTGGCCGCGGCGCTGTCGGCTTCCGCCAGGCCTCTGGCCGAGCTGTCCGCAGCAACCACACGGGGCCAAGACGGCATCGGTCAGGCCATGGCCCATCTGATCAGTCCGGCAGGGGCACTTCAGGCAGCAGCCTGGCACCACGGCGCCCTGCTGGGACTGGTGTTCGCCGCACTGCTCGGGGCGGTACTCGGCGGGGAAGGCGTGGAGACCGGCACCTGGTCGCTCGCCCGTCTCCACCAGGCGTCCGTCGTGCGTGGGTTGCTCTGGAAGATCGCCGCCGTACTGACCGCCTCGTGCATCAGTGTTCTCGTCACCTGGGCAGCGCTCTGGGGCAGCGCCCAGCTCTTCGAACCCCCGACACCGCCACCGCATGTCACCTGGGCACAGCACATCACCTGGCAGGCGGCGCCTGTCGGCTGGGCGGAAACCGCCGAGTCGTGCTCACGTGCGGTGCTCGCCCTCTCCGTCTACGCCGCTCTCGGCGTATGCGCTGCCGCTGCCACACGCGTCGTCATCGCCGGAGCAGCCGTCGCGGTCGGCGGCATGGTCGTCACCATGCCGTTGGTCACCACCGGGATCCGCTCCACGCTGCCGCACTACTGGATCGCCGCGTGGATGGAATTTCCCGGCGGCGCGCAGTGGGAACTGTACTGGTGGTCGTCCTCCCCTATCGGAGCCGGCATCGGCGTGCCCCTGACCGTCATGTGCGCGCTGCTCCTGCTCCTCTTGGCGGCAGCGTGGCTGTTGCTGCGAGGCGAGCGCGCCCTCACCCCCCGGGCGTAGCCCGAGGCCCGAACGAACGTCACATGCAGCGCCCCGGACAGAGCCTGCCTGACTCCTGGGCTGACCACAGGTGGCCACGCGCGGCCTCGGCAGCCGCTGACCTGTTCCCTGGCCGCCAGGTGGCGGTGCCCATGGCCGCGAGACAGTCAGCGCGCCGTCGGCAGGAAGTCACAAGGTGCCGGGAGGTGCCACCCAGGCGGTGGGCTGGCCGGTGGCTCGGGCCACGGTGTCGAAGTCCGCGTCGTAGTGCAGAACGATCAGCCCGTTCAGCTCAGCGGTGGCCGCGACGAGCAGGTCAACGGCACCCGCGCTGTGGTGCTCGCCGCGTTCGGTCAGCATGCGCTGTACCGTCCGGGCTCGCTGGTGCACCCCGTCCGGCACGGGTGTCCGGTTGAAGAGCTCTCCGAGCAGCCCCTCCTTCGCGAGGCGATCTGCAAGCGACTGGGCCGAGAAAAGGATCTCCAGCTCGGTGATGTCACACAGCGCGATCACCCCCTCGGCGAGGTGGTCGCTCCAGCGCTCACGGACCTGCTTGCTGGTCAGGATCCGGGCGGCCGCAGAAGTGTCGATGAGGTGAGTAATGGGACTCATCGGCGATAGCCGCTCTTGTCCAGCAGGATGTCGAAATCGCCACGCTCACCCATGGCGGCAAGCTCTTCAAGCGCCTTGAGCCGCTTGCGCCGCTTGGCGACTTCGAGCAGAGCCGCGTTGACGGTGTCTTTTTTCGTCTTGGTGCCCAGTATCGAGGCCGCTTCGCTCAGAGCCTCGTCGTCCACTTCCACGTAGAGGTTCGACATCGCCATGACATATCCTCCCTATGGAATCGCCATATGCAGCATATGGCGCCTGAGGTTGCGCTGCAACGCCTGACGCCCCCACCGTCCCGGGCAGGACAACGGGGGCGCCGGGGGATACCGGTCAGAGGTGCGTCGGGGCGAACATCCGCAGCAGCGCCGGAAGCACGACGACCGAGGGGCCGGGCTCGGCGAGGGCCCTGGACAGGTCCTCGCGCAGCGACTCGGGGGTTGTACGGACCGCCGGGACGCCGAAGGACTCGGCGAGGGCGACGAAGTCCGGGCGGGTCAGTTCCGTCGCCGTGGCCTCGCCGAAGGCGTCCGTCATGTACTCGCGCAGGATGCCGTAGCCGCCGTCGTCGACGATCAGCCAGGTGACCGGCAGGTCGTACTGGCGGGCCGTGGCCAGTTCGGCGATGGAATACATCGCGCCGCCGTCGCCCGAGACGGCGAGGACGGGGCGCGTACGGTCCGCCGCGGCGGCGCCGAGGGCGGCGGGGAAACCGTAGCCGAGGCCGCCGGCGCCCTGGGCGGAGTGCATCGTGTTGGGACGCCGGGCGTCGAAGGCGGACCAGGCCCAGTAGCCGAGGATCGTCATGTCCCAGAAGCTGGGGGACGTGTCGGGCAGGGCCGCCCGCACCGAGGCGAGGACCTGCTGCTCCAGGGTCAGGTCCTGGGCGGCGATCCGCTCCCGCACCTTGGTGAGGAGGGTGCGTACGCGCTCGGCGGCGGCCTCGTCGCGGCGCTCCTCGACGGTTTCGAGGAGGGCGGAGAGGGCGAGCCGGGCGTCGGCGTGGATGCCGAGGGCAGGGTGGTTGGACTCCAGCTTGCCGAGGTCCGCCTCGATCTGGATCACCCGGCCGCGCGGAGCGAACGTGTGGTAGTTCGAGGAGAGTTCGCCCAGCCCGCTGCCGACGACCAGCAGGACGTCGGCGTCCTCCAGGAGGTCGGTGGTGTGCCGGTCCTCCAGCCAGGACTGCAGCGACAGCGGGTGCTCCCAGGGGAAGGCGCCCTTGCCGCCGAAGGTGGTGACGACCGGTGCGTCCAGCTTCTCGGCGAGCGCGAGGAGCTTGCCGGTGGCGTCGGAGCGTACGACACCGCCGCCGGCAATGATCGCCGGGCGGACCGCGTCGGACAGCAAGTGTGCCGCCACGGCGGTCAGTTCGGGGCGCGGCACGAGGTCGCGCGGGGTGGCGTCCATCGCGGTGACGACCGGAAGGGTGGTTCCGGCGAGCAGCACGTCCTGGGGGATCTCGACCCAGACCGGCCCGTGCGGGGCGGTGAGCGCGGACTCCCAGGCGGCGGCGATCGCGGAGGGGATCTGCGAGGCCGTACGGACGGTGTGCACGGACTTCACGATGTCGCGGAACGAGGCCTGCTGGTCGCGGAGTTCGTGCAGATAACCGTGACGGCCGCCGCCGAGCCCGGCGGACGGGATCTGGCTGCCGATGGCCAGCACGGGCGCGCTGGCCGCCGCGGCCTCCTGGAGCGCGGCGAGCGACATGAGCGCGCCGGGCCCGGTGGAGAGCAGCAGCGGGGCGGCCTCTCCGGTGATCCGGCCGTAGGCGTCGGCGGCGAAACCGGCGTTGTTCTCGACACGCAGGCCCACGTATGCCAGCGACGAGCGGCGCAGTGCGTCGAACATGCCGAGCGCGTGCTGGCCGGGCAGCCCGAAGACCGTGGTGGCGCCGAGGCCCTGGAGGGTCTCGACGACCAGATCGCCGCCGTTGCGCCCCGCCGGGGGGTTGAGCGCGGCCTCGGTCTGGCGCGCCGTGGGCCGCAGCACAAGGTCGTGGTCGTGAGTCATGAGTCGTCCCTGAGGGTTGTGGGCATTCGTGCCGCGTGGGGGTCCCCACAGGACGAAGTCCCAGGGGTGGGGTCCCCCAGGACGAAGTCCTGGGGGGGAGGTGGGGGTCCCCCTGCTCGAGCGGAGCCGAGAGCTCGGGGGAGGGTGGGCACAACCCGCCCACCGGGCCGCACCCGGCCTGGTGCTGTGACCGGAAGGTGCACCGGCTCGCGACGCTCCCCCCAGCTACCGCTGGGAGGTACCCCCAGGCACGGCGCCTCTCCCCCGTAGCCCTTCGGGCACGGGAGGTACCCCCAGCGTTGTCGCATCGCGCGAGTACGGCCGAGTACGAGCTGCGACGCTCCGCCTTGCGATGCACCGCACCCGGGGGACACCTCCGGGGGCACCCTGGGGGCACCCTGGGGGCACCCCCAGCGGTAGCTGGGGGAGGTAGCTGGGGGAGGTAGCGGGGGGAGCCGCGAGCCACCCGGCAAGCCTTTCCGGCCACAGCACCAGCCGTCGTCGGGGTGCGCGCGCCCCGGGCCACGCGCACCCCGACCCGAGCGTTACTTCGCGCCGGAGGCGCGCTGCGCGGCGATCTGACGGGACATGATCGTGGTCAGCTCGTACGCGGTGTGGGAGGCGGCCACCGCGGTGATCTCGGCGTGGTCGTACGCCGGGGCGACCTCGACGACGTCCGCGGAGACCAGGTTGCAGGAGGACAGTCCGCGCAGGATCTCCAGCAGCTCGCGGGAGGTCATGCCGCCGGCCTCCGGGGTGCCGGTGCCGGGCGCGTGGGCCGGGTCGAGCACATCGATGTCGATGGAGATGTACAGCGGGCGGTCGCCGATGCGCCGGCGCAGCTGGTCGGCCACCTCGTCGGCGCCGCGGCGGTAGACGTCGGCGGACGTCACGATGCCGAAGCCCATCTTCTCGTCGTCGGAGAGGTCCTGCTTGCCGTACAGCGGGCCGCGGGTACCGACGTGCGACAGCGCCTCGGTGTCGAGGATGCCCTCCTCCACCGCGCGGCGGAACGGGGTGCCGTGGGTGTACTCGGCGCCGAAGTAGGTGTCCCAGGTGTCCAGGTGCGCGTCGAAGTGCAGCAGCGCGACCGGGCCGTGCTTCTTGGCGACCGCGCGCAGCAGCGGCAGCGCGATGGTGTGGTCGCCACCGAGGGTCATCAGCCGGGCGCCGGTGTCGAGCAGGTCCCCCGCGGCGGCCTCGATGGTCTCGACGGCCTCGTTGATGTTGAAGGGGTTGGCCGCGATGTCACCGGCGTCGGCGACCTGGGCGAGTGCGAAGGGGGAGGCGTCCTGCGCCGGGTTGTACGGGCGCAGCAGCCGGGAGGCCTCACGGATGGCGTTGCCGCCGAAGCGGGCGCCCGGCCGGTACGAGACGCCGGTGTCGAACGGTACGCCGACCACGGCGACGTCGGTCTTGCCGACCTCGTCGAGGCGCGGCAGCCGGGCGAACGTGGCGGGACCGGCGTACCGCGGGATGCGGGAGGAGTCGACGGGGCCGCGCGGCGTCTCGTTGCTGCTCATCAGGATGCCTTCCTTCTACGCTTCTTTACGTTTTACGACTATATGTGACGTCAGCCGTAAGGGAGTTGTCAGCTCCGAGCAGGCACGGTCACCAGCCCGGAAGCCTCGGGGTTGTCTGCGTCCGACCCGCGCCCCGCGAGGCGCTCGCGCCAGTTGGCCAGTACCGCCTCATCGGTCGCCGGGGTGGCCAGCGAGACGATCACGTACGTGGCGAGCGAGGCCAGCAGGCCGTAGTAGACGGGCTCGTTGGCGAGGATGCCGAACTTCCACATCAGCGCGATCACGGTCAGACCGCCGACGACCACCGCGGAGAGCGCGCCCTGTGCGGTGCCGCGCTTCCACAGCAGGCCGCCGAGGATCGGCACCAGCAGTCCGCCGACCAGCAGGTCGTACGCGACGGTCAGGCCCTCCAGGACGCTGCTGAGCCGGGTCGCGATGACGATCACGGCGATGCCCATGATCAGGATGAAGGTGCGGTTGCCCTTCACCTCGTCGTGCTCCTCACCGCCCTTGGCTCCGGCCTTGCCGCGCAGCCGCGACCAGATGTCGTTGTTGGCGACGGTGGCGGAGGCGATCAGGGCGCCGGAGGAGGTGGACATCACCGCGGCGAGCGCCGCGGCCAGCACCAGGCCGCGCACGCCCATGGGCAGGGCGTCCTTGACGATGGTCGCGAAGGCGTCGTCCGGGTTGCCGAGGTTCGGGTAGAGGACCTTGGCCGCGGTGCCGATGACGGCGCCGGCCAGCGCGTAGGCCAGGCAGTACGTACCGGCGACCGTGCCGCCGTGCTTGGCGACCTTGTCGCTGCGCGCGGTGAACACCCGCTGCCAGATGTCCTGGCCGATCAGCATGCCGAAGGTGTAGATCAGGACGTAGGTGAAGATCGTCTCGCCGCCGATGCCCATCCAGTCGAAGTAGCTCGCCGGCAGGGACTCCTTCATCCCGGAGAAACCGCCCGCCTTGACGACCGCGATCGGCAGCAGCAGGAGCAGCACACCGATGGTCTTCACGACGAACTGCACCATGTCGGTGAGCGTGATCGACCACATGCCGCCGAGCGTGGAGTACGCGACGACGATCGAGCCGCCGAGGATGATCGCGGCGGTGCGGTTGAGATCGAAGAGGACGTCGAAGATCGAGGCGTACGCGATGGTCGAGGTGACCGCGAGCATCAGCGTGTACGCCCACATGACGACGCCGGAGATGACGCCGGCCTTGCCGCCGTAACGCAGGTCGAGCATCTCGGAGACGGTGTAGACCTTCAGCCGCGCGATCCGGGCGGAGAAGAAGATGCTGAGCGCGAGCAGGCCCAGGCCGATGGTGAAGACCATCCAGGCCCCGGAGAGGCCGTACTTGTAGCCGAGGCCCACACCGCCGATGGTGGACGCGCCGCCGAGGACGATCGCCGCCATCGTGCCGGAGTACATGAACGGGCCGAGCCGGCGGCCCGCCACAAGAAACTCGCTCTTCGACTTGGCGCGGCGCATGCCCCACCAGCCCATGGCCAGCATTCCGGCCATATAAAGAACGATCACTGCGTAATCGACGGCCATGGGGCCCTCCTCCGCTCACCTCGGTGGCGTGTCGTGCAATACGGGGACTGTGTTTCTCCGGGGGAAACCCCCGGCCCCCTGCGGCTCTTGTGCGGGGACATCCGCCCGTACCCGCGGCCGCCGGTCCCCATGACGATAGGTGGCCGAAAAGCGACGAAGAAGTGTACGTTTCATCCATCGCCCAGCCCCCTCATGGATGAACCGTCCACCATGCCGGATCCCCCAGCCCCACCCACCCCACCCATCTCGCTTGCCGCACTGCTGGCCAGGGAGGACCTCGGCCTGCGCCGGATCGCCGGGCCCGACGAGGACAGGCCCGTGCACTGGGTGCACACCTCCGAGATGGCCGACCCGTACCCGTATCTCCTCGGCGGCGAGTTGCTCCTCACGGCCGGCGTGCAGCTCACCGACCCGGACGCCTATGTGGCCCGGGTCGTCGGGGCGGGCGCCGCCGCGCTCGGCTTCGGAGTCGCGCCGGTGTACGACACGGTGCCCCCGGCGCTGGTCAAGGCGTGCGACCGGCACGGGCTGCCACTGCTGGAGGTTCCGCAGCGGACCCCGTTCACCACGGTCGCCCGCGCGGTGTGGCGGCTCATGGCCGAGGCCCGCCATCAAGAACTGCGCCGGGTCACCCAGGCCCAGCAGGCCCTGGCCACCGCCGCGGCCCGCCCGGACCCGATTCCCGCGGTCCTGCGCGCGCTCGCCGCGCGTCTCAACGGCTGGGCGGTGCTCCACGGCCCCGACGGCACAGACCTGGACGCCACGGGCCGCGCCCCCTCCGACGGCGTCCGGGCCGCGCTGGCCCGCCTCACCCGGGTGGTGAGCCCCCAGCCGCCGGACGGGGACCGACCTGCCCGGCCCGCCCCCACGTCGGCCACCGACACGGTCGAGGACACCCGGCTCGCCGCGTACGCCCTCGGCGGCGGCGAAGGGTTCACCCTCGGGGTGGCGACAGCGGGACGCGAAGCCGGCGACAACACCATCGCCGGGATCGCCGTCCTGCTGCTGTCGCTGCTGACCGCCCGACTCCAGGGCAAGGGCAGCACAGGGCACGACTCCGCCCTGGTCAGGCTGCTGCTCGGAGCCTCGCCCGCCGAGGCGGCGCCCCTGGTGGGGGAAGGCCCGTGGACCGTGGTGCACGCCCGCGGCACCGGCACCCCGGCCGCCCTCGGCGCGGCGCTGGGCAGTTCCCTGGCGGACACGGACGGCGACACGGTACGGGTCCTGCTGCCCGGCGCACGCGAGGTGACCGCCCACCCCGGCTGGACCCTGGGTGTCAGCGCCCCGGCCGACCCCGCGGACCTGCCCGCCGCCGACGCCCAGGCGGCCCGCGCCCTGCACCGCGCGGAGGCGGCCCGTACGCCGCTGTTCCGGCACCGGGACGCGGGCATGGCCTCCCTGGTCGACCCGGCCGAGGCCCGGGCCCACGCCCGTACGCTGCTGGCGCCGATCGCGGACTCCCCCGCGCTCACCGGCACCCTGCGCACCTGGCTCTCCCTGCACGGCAGTTGGGACCGTACGGCGTCAGCCCTGGGCGTGCACCGCAACACGGTGCGCCAGCGCATCGCCCGCTGCGCGGCCCTGCTGGACACGGATCTGGACGACCCCGACGTCAGGATGGAGCTGTGGTTCGCGCTGCGGAAGGCGTGAAGTGACTCAGAGTTCGCTCAGAGCTCGGGCAAACGCAGGTCGATCTTGACGGGAAAAGGCACCGAGGTGATCAACTCACCGGTATGGACCGGCCGTTCCGGACTGGCCGCATACACGCCGGACTCAGGATCCCGCCAGAATTCGTACACCACCGGCAGATGATCCTCACCGCGCTCGACCCGCCAGAAATAGTCAATCCCCGCCTCGGCGTACATGCCCGGCTTCCGGAATCGGTCCTGAGAACGTGACCCTGGAGACACCACCTCAACCGCCAGCGCGATACTCGCGACGGGGGTGCAGTCCAACGAGCGGATATCAAGACCGGTCTTGTCGCAGACCACGATGTCGGGCTTGGGAACGTTCTTCTCGTCAAACATGGTCCACCGCTCGACACCGACGAAGAAAGGTGGCCGAGTCGCGCTCCTGAGCCCGAAGTAGAGCTCATCGCGCACATAGTCGTGCCACCACTCGGTCGCCCCTCGTACCACGATGATCCCATCCATGAGTTCCCAGTCGAACGGCAGAACCAGCTCACGAACCTGGTCAAACGTCCAACCGCCCTTCGGGGGGAACATCCAGTTCTCCGGGGTGGCGAGCTCCCACTGTCCCGATGCTGCCGCTGCGGCCATCGCTGCTCCCATGGAGGAGATCATGTGCGGCACCGCGCACTCGCGGACCCGAAATGACCGTACCGCCACTCGCCCGAGTGGAACCCGCTGTCACCCCTGCCGACCGCTCCCTCTCTGGACAGGCAGGAGAACTCCCGGGTAACTTTCCCCGAGCAAGCGCTTAGTCAAGCTTGGAGCCACAGCAGAGGGAGGGCGTCGCGTGCGCCGTACGGTGTTCAACGAGGACCACGAGGCCTTCCGGGAGACCATCCGGGCCTTCATCGAGGCCGAGGTCGTCCCCGTCTACGACAAGTGGTTCGACGAGGGCCAGGCGCCCCGCGACTTCTACTACAAGCTCGGCGAGCTGGGCCTCTTCGGCATCAACGTCCCCGAGGAGTTCGGCGGCGCGGGCCTGGACACCCACAAGTTCGAGGCCGTGCTCTACGAGGAGACCTCGCGCGCGGGCGTCCAGTTCGGCGGCTCCAACGTGCACGTGCTGCTCGCCCTCCCCTACATCAAGATGCTCGCCACCGACGAGCAGAAGAAGCGCTACCTGCCGCAGTTCGCCACCGGCGAGGAGATGTGGGCGCTGGCGATGACCGAGCCGGGCACCGGCTCCGACGTCGCGGGCATGAAGACCACCGCAAAGCTCTCCGAGGACGGCACGCACTACGTCCTCAACGGCGCCAAGACCTTCATCACCGGTGGTGTGCACGCCGACCGTGTGATCGTCTGCGCCCGCACCTCCGCCCCCCGCGAGGACGACCGCCGCTTCGGCATCTCCCTGTTCGCCGTGGACACCAAGTCCGAGGGCTACTCCATCGGCCGCAAGCTCGACAAGCTGGGCCTGCGCACCTCCGACACCGCCGAGCTGGCCTTCGTCGACGTCAAGGTCCCGGTCGAGGACCTGCTCGGCGAGGAGAACAAGGGCTTCTCCTACCTCGGCCGGAACCTGCCCTCGGAGCGCTGGGGCATCGCCTTCGGCGCATACGCCCAGGCCCGGGCCGCCGTCCGGTTCGCGCAGGCGTACGTGCAGGAGCGCACGGTCTTCGGCAAGCCGGTCGCGCACTTCCAGAACACCAAGTTCGAGCTGGCCGCCTGCCAGGCCGAGGTGGACGCCGCCCAGGCCGTCGCCGACCGCGCCCTGGAGGCCCTGGACGCCGGCGAGCTGACCCCGGCCGAGGCCGCCTCCGCGAAGCTGTTCTGCACCGAGGTCGCGCACCGGGTCATCGACCGCTGCCTCCAGCTGCACGGCGGCTACGGCTACATGAACGAGTACCCGATCGCCCGTCTCTACGCCGACAACCGCGTCAACCGCATCTACGGCGGCACCAGCGAGGTCATGAAGTCGATCATCGCCAAGGACATGGGCCTGTAAGGCCCACAGGAGACAGGTTGAACCCGGCACTGCAGTCCCTGCTCGATCTGCTCGACCTGGAGCAGATCGAGCAGAACATCTTCCGCGGCATCAGCCGCTCCGCCCTCATACCGCGCGTCTTCGGCGGCCAGGTCGCCGCACAGGCCCTGGTCGCCGCGGGCCGTACCGTCCCCGAGGACCGGCTTCCGCACTCCCTGCACTCGTACTTCCTGCGCATGGGTGACCCGGGCGCGCCGATCGTCTACACGGTCGACCGCATCCGCGACGGCCGCTCCTTCACCACCCGGAGGGTGGTGGCGGTGCAGCACGGGCAGCCGATCTTCCATCTCTCGGCATCGTTCCAGACGCACGAGGAGGGCCTGGACCACCAGGCGCACATGCCGCCCGCGCCCGACCCGGAGACGCTGCCGACCGCCCAGGAGACGCTGCCGCGGTACGCGGACGCCTTCTACGAGCCCGGCGTGGCGGCCCGGCTGCTGGAGGCCCGGGAGGCCGTCGATCTGCGCTACGTCGACGAGCCGCCCTACGCCACCACCGGCCGGGCGCGCGAGCCGCGCTCGCAGGTCTGGTTCCGTACGAACGGCAAACTGGCCGACGACCCGCTGCTGCACATCTGCCTGGCCACGTATGTCTCCGACATGACCCTGCTCGACTCCGTCCTGCTCGCCCACGGCCGGGGCGGCTGGACGGTGGGCGACGTGGTGGGCGCGAGCCTGGACCACGCCATGTGGTTCCACCGGCCGTTCCGGGCGGACGAGTGGCTGCTGTACGACCAGGAGTCCCCGTCGGCCTCCGGCGGCCGCGGACTGGGCCAGGCCCGGATCTACACCCGGGACGGTCGACTGGCGATCTCGGTGATCCAGGAGGGCGTGGTCCGCGTCCCGCGGTGATGAGCCGCCCGGGGCAGCGAGGTGCTAGAAAGAAAAGGTGACCGGGCTCTTCGGGCGATCGAGGCACACCCCGCGCGACCCACCGGGACAACGCCTTCGCCGGATCCTGAGCGGGCGCAGCATCGCCGGGCAGATGTTCGCCGTACAGGCCGTGTTCGCCCTCCTCCTCATCGTCGTCGTGACGGTGGCACTCGCATTCCACGCCCGTGGAATCTCCGAACGGGCGGCCGTCAACCGGTCGGTCGCCATCGCCCAGACCTTCTCGGCGTCTCCCGAGGTCGCGCCGGCCCTCCACTCCAAGAACCCGACTGCTGTGCTCCAGCCGCAGGCCGAGCGGACCCGGAAGCTGACAGGCGTCGACTTCGTCGTCGTGACGAACACGAAGGGCATCCGCTACACCCACCCCTTGCCGAGCCTCATCGGCAGACCGGCCGTCGCCAACATCAAGCCCGCCCTCAGCGGCAAGGTCTCCACGGAGACCGTTCGAGGGCCCTTCGGCACCGAGGTGCAGGGCGTGGTTCCCGTGACCGACGGCAAGGGGAAGGTCGTCGGTGTCGTCGCTGTCGGAGTCACGGCCAAGCATGTGGAGGGCCTGGGCCGGCAGCTTCCGCTTCTCGTGGGGGGTGCGGCCGGTGCGCTGGTGCTGTCCGCGGGCGGCACGGCGCTGGCGAGTCGGCGGCTGCGGCGCCAGACCCACGGCCTGGACCCGGCGGAGATGACACGGATGTACGAGCACCACGACGCGGTGCTGCACGCGGTCCGGGAGGGGGTGCTCATCGTCGGGGGCGACGGGCGGCTGCTGCTGGCCAACGACGAGGCGCGGCGGCTGCTGGATCTGCCGCCGGATGCCGAGCAGCGCCAGGTCACGGACCTGGATCTGGAGCCGGGCACGGCACAGCTGCTGGCCTCCGGGCGGACCGCGATCGACGAGGTGCTCTTCGCCGGGGACCGGCTGCTGGCCGTCAACCAGCGGCCCACCGCCCCCTACGGCGGGCAGCCCGGGAGCGTGGCGACGCTGCGGGACACCACCGAGCTTCGGGCGCTGACCGGGCGGGCGGAGGTGGCACG includes these proteins:
- a CDS encoding sodium:solute symporter; translated protein: MAVDYAVIVLYMAGMLAMGWWGMRRAKSKSEFLVAGRRLGPFMYSGTMAAIVLGGASTIGGVGLGYKYGLSGAWMVFTIGLGLLALSIFFSARIARLKVYTVSEMLDLRYGGKAGVISGVVMWAYTLMLAVTSTIAYASIFDVLFDLNRTAAIILGGSIVVAYSTLGGMWSITLTDMVQFVVKTIGVLLLLLPIAVVKAGGFSGMKESLPASYFDWMGIGGETIFTYVLIYTFGMLIGQDIWQRVFTARSDKVAKHGGTVAGTYCLAYALAGAVIGTAAKVLYPNLGNPDDAFATIVKDALPMGVRGLVLAAALAAVMSTSSGALIASATVANNDIWSRLRGKAGAKGGEEHDEVKGNRTFILIMGIAVIVIATRLSSVLEGLTVAYDLLVGGLLVPILGGLLWKRGTAQGALSAVVVGGLTVIALMWKFGILANEPVYYGLLASLATYVIVSLATPATDEAVLANWRERLAGRGSDADNPEASGLVTVPARS
- the speB gene encoding agmatinase — translated: MSSNETPRGPVDSSRIPRYAGPATFARLPRLDEVGKTDVAVVGVPFDTGVSYRPGARFGGNAIREASRLLRPYNPAQDASPFALAQVADAGDIAANPFNINEAVETIEAAAGDLLDTGARLMTLGGDHTIALPLLRAVAKKHGPVALLHFDAHLDTWDTYFGAEYTHGTPFRRAVEEGILDTEALSHVGTRGPLYGKQDLSDDEKMGFGIVTSADVYRRGADEVADQLRRRIGDRPLYISIDIDVLDPAHAPGTGTPEAGGMTSRELLEILRGLSSCNLVSADVVEVAPAYDHAEITAVAASHTAYELTTIMSRQIAAQRASGAK
- a CDS encoding thiamine pyrophosphate-binding protein, which gives rise to MTHDHDLVLRPTARQTEAALNPPAGRNGGDLVVETLQGLGATTVFGLPGQHALGMFDALRRSSLAYVGLRVENNAGFAADAYGRITGEAAPLLLSTGPGALMSLAALQEAAAASAPVLAIGSQIPSAGLGGGRHGYLHELRDQQASFRDIVKSVHTVRTASQIPSAIAAAWESALTAPHGPVWVEIPQDVLLAGTTLPVVTAMDATPRDLVPRPELTAVAAHLLSDAVRPAIIAGGGVVRSDATGKLLALAEKLDAPVVTTFGGKGAFPWEHPLSLQSWLEDRHTTDLLEDADVLLVVGSGLGELSSNYHTFAPRGRVIQIEADLGKLESNHPALGIHADARLALSALLETVEERRDEAAAERVRTLLTKVRERIAAQDLTLEQQVLASVRAALPDTSPSFWDMTILGYWAWSAFDARRPNTMHSAQGAGGLGYGFPAALGAAAADRTRPVLAVSGDGGAMYSIAELATARQYDLPVTWLIVDDGGYGILREYMTDAFGEATATELTRPDFVALAESFGVPAVRTTPESLREDLSRALAEPGPSVVVLPALLRMFAPTHL
- a CDS encoding Uma2 family endonuclease; translation: MGAAMAAAAASGQWELATPENWMFPPKGGWTFDQVRELVLPFDWELMDGIIVVRGATEWWHDYVRDELYFGLRSATRPPFFVGVERWTMFDEKNVPKPDIVVCDKTGLDIRSLDCTPVASIALAVEVVSPGSRSQDRFRKPGMYAEAGIDYFWRVERGEDHLPVVYEFWRDPESGVYAASPERPVHTGELITSVPFPVKIDLRLPEL
- a CDS encoding PucR family transcriptional regulator, which translates into the protein MPDPPAPPTPPISLAALLAREDLGLRRIAGPDEDRPVHWVHTSEMADPYPYLLGGELLLTAGVQLTDPDAYVARVVGAGAAALGFGVAPVYDTVPPALVKACDRHGLPLLEVPQRTPFTTVARAVWRLMAEARHQELRRVTQAQQALATAAARPDPIPAVLRALAARLNGWAVLHGPDGTDLDATGRAPSDGVRAALARLTRVVSPQPPDGDRPARPAPTSATDTVEDTRLAAYALGGGEGFTLGVATAGREAGDNTIAGIAVLLLSLLTARLQGKGSTGHDSALVRLLLGASPAEAAPLVGEGPWTVVHARGTGTPAALGAALGSSLADTDGDTVRVLLPGAREVTAHPGWTLGVSAPADPADLPAADAQAARALHRAEAARTPLFRHRDAGMASLVDPAEARAHARTLLAPIADSPALTGTLRTWLSLHGSWDRTASALGVHRNTVRQRIARCAALLDTDLDDPDVRMELWFALRKA
- a CDS encoding PIN domain nuclease, which translates into the protein MSPITHLIDTSAAARILTSKQVRERWSDHLAEGVIALCDITELEILFSAQSLADRLAKEGLLGELFNRTPVPDGVHQRARTVQRMLTERGEHHSAGAVDLLVAATAELNGLIVLHYDADFDTVARATGQPTAWVAPPGTL
- a CDS encoding type II toxin-antitoxin system VapB family antitoxin encodes the protein MAMSNLYVEVDDEALSEAASILGTKTKKDTVNAALLEVAKRRKRLKALEELAAMGERGDFDILLDKSGYRR